The Deinococcus koreensis genome window below encodes:
- a CDS encoding dynamin family protein, translated as MLPSGLTSGLVSDPVQALLSRERTLLADIQAFLEAQGAPPEAVEHARTAARALDETFLLVVVGEFNAGKSSFVNALLGAPVLPEGVTPTTDRIYVLVHGDTPGQMEPTRDPFVSRLTYPLPSLEGVALVDTPGTNAIIRQHQALTEGFLPRADLVLFLTSSDRPFTESERQFLSLAARWGRSVIMVVNKADLLETLEQKAQVREFVEAGARGVLGLTPPVLLISARGEQRGQPSGQHDPGFQALREVLRMRLSETERTRLKLQSPLGMAAELLGGEDTRAAAASTTLTEDLAILKDLEAQRERHGVAMLGELDGQLNRVARLLGEFELRADRFIDSKLRFSNLRGLMNPRDLEEGFRREAVAELPDAIDRQFGSMIDRFVEANLHFWEDVQTFLIRRQPSSEVARTRFSYDRGALLEGIAGSAREHLELTTEHELGRQLSQDAEDAMKGAIGGLAGGVGIGAGIGALIGASALDFTGGILAGLTLGSLGLFVLPNKRLQAHRQLRQKIAELREALERIVRREYEREQERADARLRDAISPYTRFTEQEQARLAGAQVRAAELRAELEALQGEVKALG; from the coding sequence ATGCTTCCTTCTGGGCTCACCTCCGGGCTCGTGTCCGATCCTGTCCAGGCGCTGCTCTCGCGGGAGCGGACGCTGCTGGCCGACATCCAGGCCTTTCTGGAGGCCCAGGGCGCCCCGCCCGAGGCCGTGGAGCACGCCCGCACCGCCGCCCGCGCGCTCGACGAGACCTTCCTGCTGGTCGTGGTGGGCGAGTTCAACGCCGGCAAGAGTTCCTTCGTGAACGCCCTGCTGGGGGCCCCGGTGCTGCCCGAGGGGGTCACGCCCACCACGGACCGCATCTACGTGCTGGTGCACGGCGACACGCCGGGACAGATGGAGCCCACCCGCGACCCCTTCGTGAGCCGCCTGACCTACCCGCTGCCCAGCCTGGAGGGCGTGGCGCTGGTCGATACTCCGGGCACCAACGCGATCATCCGCCAGCACCAGGCGCTGACCGAGGGCTTCCTCCCCCGCGCCGATCTGGTGCTGTTCCTGACGAGTTCGGATCGGCCCTTCACCGAGTCCGAGCGGCAGTTCCTGAGCCTGGCGGCGCGCTGGGGCCGCTCGGTGATCATGGTGGTGAACAAGGCCGACCTGCTGGAAACCCTCGAGCAGAAGGCCCAGGTGCGCGAATTCGTCGAGGCCGGCGCGCGGGGCGTGCTGGGCCTGACCCCGCCCGTGCTGCTGATCAGTGCGCGCGGCGAGCAGCGCGGCCAGCCCAGCGGGCAGCACGACCCCGGTTTCCAGGCGCTGCGCGAGGTGCTGCGGATGCGCCTCTCGGAGACCGAGCGCACCCGCCTGAAGCTGCAGAGCCCGCTGGGCATGGCGGCCGAACTGCTGGGCGGCGAGGACACGCGCGCGGCGGCGGCCAGCACCACCCTCACCGAAGACCTCGCCATCCTGAAGGATCTGGAAGCCCAGCGCGAGCGGCATGGCGTCGCCATGCTGGGCGAACTGGATGGGCAGCTCAACCGCGTGGCCCGACTGCTGGGCGAGTTCGAGCTGCGTGCCGACCGGTTTATCGACAGCAAGCTGCGCTTTTCCAACCTGCGCGGCCTGATGAATCCGCGCGATCTCGAAGAGGGCTTCCGGCGCGAGGCGGTGGCGGAGCTGCCCGACGCCATCGACCGGCAGTTCGGCTCCATGATCGACCGCTTCGTGGAGGCCAACCTGCATTTCTGGGAAGACGTGCAGACCTTCCTGATCCGCCGCCAGCCCAGCAGCGAGGTGGCGCGCACGCGCTTTTCCTACGACCGGGGCGCGCTGCTGGAGGGCATCGCCGGAAGTGCGCGCGAGCACCTGGAGCTGACCACCGAGCACGAACTGGGCCGCCAGCTCTCGCAGGACGCCGAGGACGCCATGAAGGGCGCGATTGGCGGGCTGGCGGGGGGCGTGGGCATCGGCGCGGGCATCGGCGCCCTGATCGGGGCCAGCGCGCTGGATTTCACGGGCGGCATCCTGGCCGGGCTCACGCTGGGCTCGCTCGGGCTGTTCGTGCTGCCCAACAAGCGGCTGCAGGCGCACCGGCAGCTGCGCCAGAAGATCGCCGAGCTGCGCGAGGCCCTGGAGCGCATCGTGCGGCGTGAGTACGAGCGCGAGCAGGAACGCGCCGACGCCCGGCTGCGCGACGCCATCAGCCCCTACACCCGCTTCACCGAGCAGGAGCAGGCGCGGCTGGCCGGAGCGCAGGTCAGGGCGGCCGAGCTGCGGGCCGAACTGGAGGCGCTGCAGGGTGAAGTCAAGGCGCTGGGCTAG
- a CDS encoding DinB family protein: protein MTTPHPETLPDLLWTEFGSALQMLESAITACPADVWGSEAGFQEFWYIAYHTLFFTDFYGSESTHDFKPPPPFTLSELDPQGVFPERVYTKEELLDYLAFVMDKNRALIRRLTPEKAAQRFENEFQNFSLLHLVLFTTRHVQHHAAQLHLLLRQRVDATPGWVKTPRWALEG, encoded by the coding sequence ATGACCACCCCACACCCCGAAACCCTGCCCGATCTCCTCTGGACGGAATTCGGCAGCGCCCTGCAGATGCTGGAAAGCGCCATCACCGCCTGCCCGGCCGACGTGTGGGGCAGCGAGGCCGGCTTTCAGGAGTTCTGGTACATCGCCTATCACACGCTGTTCTTCACCGACTTCTACGGCAGCGAATCGACCCACGACTTCAAGCCACCCCCGCCCTTCACCCTGAGCGAACTCGACCCCCAGGGCGTCTTCCCGGAGCGGGTCTACACGAAGGAGGAACTGCTGGACTATCTGGCGTTCGTCATGGACAAGAACCGCGCCCTGATCCGCCGCCTGACGCCCGAGAAGGCCGCGCAGCGCTTCGAAAACGAGTTCCAGAACTTCAGCCTGCTGCATCTGGTGCTCTTCACCACCCGGCATGTGCAGCATCACGCCGCGCAACTGCATCTGCTCCTGCGCCAGCGTGTGGACGCCACGCCGGGCTGGGTGAAGACGCCGAGGTGGGCGCTGGAGGGCTGA
- a CDS encoding ThuA domain-containing protein codes for MTQSIPTQPRVTVWHEYRHEHENPKVSSIYPDGMHVALADGLKAHGYQNVRTATLDEPEHGLTDEVLANTDVLLWWGHKAHGDVQDDIAEKVVRRVWDGMGLIVLHSGHFSKPFTRLMGTGCDLKWREANDRERLWVVNPAHPIAQGVGEYIEIEREEMYGEHFDIPTPDELIFVSWFSGGEVFRSGCTFTRGSGKIFYFRPGHETYPTYYHEGVRQVIANGVRWAAPTASAPRSFGNRQPLEKLPEDV; via the coding sequence ATGACCCAGTCCATCCCGACTCAGCCCCGCGTGACCGTCTGGCACGAGTACCGCCACGAGCACGAGAACCCTAAGGTGAGCAGCATCTACCCCGATGGAATGCACGTCGCGCTGGCCGACGGCCTGAAGGCGCACGGCTACCAGAATGTCCGCACCGCCACGCTGGACGAGCCCGAGCACGGCCTGACCGACGAGGTGCTGGCGAACACCGACGTGCTGCTGTGGTGGGGCCACAAGGCGCACGGCGACGTGCAGGACGACATTGCCGAGAAGGTCGTGCGGCGCGTGTGGGACGGCATGGGCCTGATCGTGCTGCACTCCGGGCACTTCTCCAAACCCTTTACCCGCCTGATGGGCACCGGCTGCGACCTGAAGTGGCGTGAGGCGAACGACCGGGAGCGCCTGTGGGTCGTGAATCCCGCGCACCCCATCGCGCAGGGGGTCGGCGAGTACATCGAGATCGAGCGCGAGGAGATGTACGGCGAGCACTTCGACATCCCCACGCCCGACGAACTGATCTTCGTGAGCTGGTTCTCGGGGGGCGAGGTCTTCCGTTCGGGCTGCACCTTCACGCGCGGCAGCGGCAAGATCTTCTACTTCCGCCCCGGCCACGAGACCTACCCGACCTACTACCACGAAGGGGTGCGGCAGGTGATCGCCAACGGCGTGCGCTGGGCCGCGCCGACGGCGAGTGCGCCGCGCTCGTTCGGCAACCGCCAGCCTCTGGAAAAGCTCCCGGAGGACGTGTGA
- a CDS encoding Gfo/Idh/MocA family protein gives MSAPTPRLLNAAIIGAGGISQRHFEGYKQAGVNVVAIADASEAIRQLREKNWEVRAYASFEELLEREDVQAVSICTPNAFHAPASIAALERGIHVLCEKPLSLDLDACDAMIAAARGGGAVLQTGHHLRSNPLARTARRLIDEGRVGKVTHMRLRQAHDWGGAETVRGVFGSLAASGGGTLLDNGCHMMDLARYFGGDVRSIYARMATLKFEIEVEDTALATLEMESGALASVESAWTATGWEESFHVYGTQGALECSNRLGKARLRFLNREFGFSEWHAADETWYDFATVDNAHVRSVGHFVESIERGAPVVCSGEDGRESVRLVLGAYESARTGLPVPVTLAPVQVG, from the coding sequence GTGAGCGCCCCCACCCCCAGGCTCCTGAACGCGGCCATCATCGGGGCGGGCGGCATCTCGCAGCGGCACTTCGAGGGCTACAAGCAGGCCGGCGTGAACGTGGTCGCCATCGCGGACGCCTCCGAGGCCATCCGGCAGCTGCGCGAGAAGAACTGGGAAGTGCGGGCCTACGCCTCCTTCGAGGAACTGCTGGAGCGCGAGGACGTGCAGGCCGTGAGCATCTGCACCCCCAATGCCTTCCACGCTCCCGCCTCCATCGCGGCGCTGGAGCGCGGCATCCATGTGCTCTGCGAGAAGCCCCTCTCGCTCGATCTGGACGCCTGCGACGCCATGATCGCGGCGGCCAGGGGGGGTGGCGCGGTGCTGCAGACCGGGCACCATCTGCGCTCCAACCCGCTGGCCCGCACCGCCCGGAGACTCATCGACGAGGGCCGGGTGGGCAAGGTCACCCACATGCGGCTGCGCCAGGCCCACGACTGGGGCGGCGCCGAGACGGTGCGCGGCGTGTTCGGCAGCCTGGCGGCCTCGGGGGGCGGCACCCTGCTCGACAACGGCTGCCACATGATGGATCTGGCCCGCTATTTCGGCGGCGATGTCCGCTCCATCTACGCCCGCATGGCGACCCTGAAGTTCGAGATCGAGGTCGAGGACACGGCGCTCGCCACCCTGGAGATGGAAAGCGGCGCGCTGGCCTCGGTAGAGAGTGCCTGGACGGCCACCGGCTGGGAGGAGAGCTTCCACGTCTACGGCACGCAGGGCGCCCTGGAGTGCTCGAACCGGCTGGGCAAGGCCCGGCTGCGCTTCCTGAACCGCGAGTTCGGCTTCAGCGAGTGGCACGCCGCCGACGAGACCTGGTACGACTTCGCCACGGTGGACAACGCGCACGTGCGCTCGGTGGGCCATTTCGTGGAGTCCATCGAGCGCGGCGCCCCGGTGGTCTGCAGCGGCGAGGATGGCCGCGAGAGCGTGCGCCTGGTGCTGGGCGCCTACGAGAGCGCGCGCACCGGGCTGCCGGTGCCCGTGACGCTGGCCCCGGTGCAGGTGGGCTGA